A section of the Pseudorasbora parva isolate DD20220531a chromosome 2, ASM2467924v1, whole genome shotgun sequence genome encodes:
- the LOC137089826 gene encoding zinc finger protein 585A-like, whose product MKHTEDPEEQRDMMEESEESEELSEVEEKDHVKPGEKTLSRSKNKKSFIKKTRAKKSTTCTQCGKSFPTKQHLDVHMRVHTGEKQCECDQCGKSFLRKPYLEQHMRIHTGENPYSCDQCGKSFTRSSNLEAHMRIHTGEKPFSCDQCGKRFTHSSALKEHMWIHTEEKPFKCDQCGKSFSRSSGLEGHMWIHTGEKPYSCDQCGKSFSQSRKLNVHMRIHTGEKPYPCDQCGKSFTWSGKLNVHMMIHSGEKPFSCDQCGKSFSRSTSLKLHMKIHTGEKPFKCDQCGKSFTQSAKLNVHMRIHTGEKPFKCDQCEKTFIGSSNMKAHLTVHTKEKPHSCSVCGKSFKLMQSLTRHQKIHTGVRDYMCFECEKTFTTVGGLKKHQKIHTGEKPYKCSHCGKRFGRLGHLKTHEMIHTGEKPYKCSHCGKRFSRSEHLKTHEMIHTGEKPYKCSHCEQRFNHSGNLKAHERIHSREKPHEGTFSSVPRQKHANASFSTKKLTMSPKKCVFGCQTKTVLHRFPKNPALRQQWMEFAFPAQQLSCANVYICSLHFGADCFINKAQLDAGFSNRLMLKDGAVPTIKVPTLEPQALFCPRLKLFNTILLTEVSCGTGPSSVPVSIQTDVMEESEESEELSEVEEEHHVEPGEKPLSRSKTKKTFIKKTRAMKSTTCTLCGKSFPTKQRLDVHMRVHTGEKPFECDHCGKSFTYKGNLMIHIRIHTGEKPYSCDQCGNTFLSASNLKKHLTVHTKEKPHSCSVCGKIFPRLQTLQRHEKIHTGVKEYMCFECEKTFTTGSELKLHQRIHTGEKPYKCSHCDKRFSRSGNLKTHERIHTGEKPYKCSHCDERFRVSGNLKTHERIHTGEKPYECSHCDERFSQSAHLKTHERIHTGEKPYKCSHCDERFSRSEHLKTHEMIHTGEKPYKCSHCDKRFSRSEHLKTHEMIHSREKPYKCSHCDERFSRSEHLKTHEKIHSREKPYKCSHCDKRFRVSGHLKTHEKIHSREKPHSCDQCWKSFSFKSYLKKHMKIHAVEKPHHHSLRSRRDERDQERKNKPKNLSLPSNND is encoded by the exons ACATGATGGAAGAGAGCGAGGAGAGTGAAGAACTGAGTGAAGTGGAGGAGAAAGATCATGTCAAACCTGGAGAAAAAACTTTGAGTCGCTCAAAGAATAAAAAGTCATTTATAAAGAAAACAAGAGCCAAGAAATCTACAACCtgcactcagtgtggaaagagtttcccAACCAAACAACATCTTGATGTCCATATGAGAGTTCATACTGGAGAAAAGCAGTGTGAATGtgatcagtgtggaaagagtttcttAAGGAAACCTTATCTTGAGCAGCACATGaggatccacactggagagaaccCGTACTCATGTGATCAATGCGGGAAAAGTTTCACACGATCATCAAACCTTGAAGCACACATGaggatccacactggagagaaaccgttctcatgtgatcagtgtggaaagagattCACACATTCATCAGCCCTTAAAGAACACATGTGGATCCACACCGAAGAGAAGCCATTCAAGTGTgatcagtgtgggaagagtttctcACGATCATCAGGCCTTGAAGGACACATGTGGatccacaccggagagaagccgtactcatgtgatcagtgtgggaagagtttctcACAGTCAAGAAAGCTTAATGTTCACATGaggatccacactggagagaagccgtacccatgtgatcagtgtgggaagagtttcacaTGGTCAGGAAAGCTTAATGTTCACATGATGATCCACTccggagagaagccgttctcatgtgatcagtgtgggaagagttttTCACGATCAACAAGCCTTAAACTACACATGAaaatccacactggagagaagccattcAAGTGTGATCAGTGCGGGAAGAGTTTCACACAGTCAGCAAAGCTTAATGTTCACATGAGGatccacaccggagagaagcctttcaagTGTGATCAGTgtgaaaaaacatttattggGTCATCAAACATGAAGGCACACCTGACAGTTCATACAAAGGAGAAGCCACATTCATGTTCtgtgtgtggaaagagtttcaaactGATGCAAAGTTTAACAAGACATCAGAAAATACACACTGGTGTGAGAGACTACATGTGCTTTGAGTGTGAGAAGACTTTTACTACAGTAGGCGGTTTAAAAAAGCATCAGAAAAtacacactggagagaaaccttacaagtgttcacactgtggCAAGAGATTCGGTCGGTTAGGACATCTGAAAACACACGAGATgatccacactggagaaaaaccttaTAAGTGTTCACACTGTGGCAAGAGATTCAGTCGGTCAGAACATCTGAAAACACACGAGATgatccacactggagaaaaaccttataagtgttcacactgtgaaCAGAGATTCAATCATTCAGGAAACCTGAAAGCACACGAGAGGATCCACAGCAGAGAGAAGCCACACGA AGGTACGTTCTCCAGCGTTCCACGGCAAAAACATGCCAATGCTTCCTTTTCCACA aagaaattaacaatgtcaccaaaaaagtgcgtttttggttgccagaccaagacagtcctgcacagattccccaaaaaccccgcgttaaggcaacagtggatggaatttgcttttccggctcagcaactgagttgcgcgaatgtttatatctgttcgctgcatttcggtgccgactgtttcataaacaaggcccagctcgacgccggattttccaatcgcctaatgctgaaggatggagcagtcccaacgataaaggtcccaacgttagaaccgcaggcg CTCTTCTGTCCTCGGCTTAAACTGTTCAACACCATACTCCTAACAGAAGTAAGCTGCGGCACTGGACCCTCTTCAGTACCGGTTTCTATTCAAACAG ACGTGATGGAAGAGAGCGAGGAGAGTGAAGAACTGAGTGAAGTGGAGGAGGAACATCATGTGGAACCTGGAGAAAAACCTTTGAGTCGCTCAAAGactaaaaagacatttataaagaaAACAAGAGCCATGAAATCTACAACCTGCACTctgtgtgggaagagtttccCAACCAAACAACGTCTTGATGTCCATATGAGAGTtcatactggagagaagccattcGAATGTGATCattgtgggaagagtttcacaTACAAAGGAAATCTTATGATTCACATAAGAattcacaccggagagaagccgtactcatgtgatcagtgtggaaatacatttcttagTGCATCAAACCTGAAGAAACACCTGACAGTTCATACGAAGGAGAAGCCACATTCATGTTCTGTGTGTGGAAAGATCTTTCCAAGGCTGCAAACTTTACAAAGGCATGAGAAAATACACACTGGTGTGAAGGAGTACATGTGCTTTGAGTGTGAGAAGACTTTTACTACAGGGAGTGAGTTAAAACTGCACCAGaggatccacactggagagaaaccttacaagtgttcacactgtgacaagagatTCAGTCGGTCAGGAAACCTGAAAACACACGAgaggattcacactggagagaaaccttacaagtgttcacactgtgacGAGAGATTCAGAGTGTCAGGAAACCTGAAAACACACGAGAGgatccacactggagaaaaaccttacgagtgttcacactgtgacgagagattcagtcagtcagcacatctgaaaacacacgagaggatccacactggagagaaaccttacaagtgttcacactgtgacGAGAGATTCAGTCGGTCAGAACATCTGAAAACACACGAGAtgatccacactggagagaaaccttacaagtgttcacactgtgacaagagatTCAGTCGGTCAGAACATCTGAAAACACACGAGATGATCCACAGCAGAGAGaaaccttacaagtgttcacactgtgatGAGAGATTCAGTCGGTCAGAACATCTGAAAACACACGAGAAGATCCACAGCAGAGAGaaaccttacaagtgttcacactgtgacaagagatTCAGAGTGTCAGGACATCTGAAAACACACGAGAAGATCCACAGCAGAGAGAAGCCGCACTCGTGTGATCAGTGCTGGAAGAGTTTCTCTTTTAAAAGTTATCTGAAGAAACACATGAAGATCCATGCAGTGGAGAAACCACATCACCACAGTCTGAGATCCCG ACGTGATGAACGTGatcaagaaagaaaaaacaagcCAAAGAATCTGTCTCTGCCCTCAAATAATGATTGA